The region atatcatacaattgttaactcctaacaactgtagtgtctcaaataatattggttcgataaataaagcaacattaaccaatattgacttgtttgcaatttttagaaaaatattctaagttcaatatactttgatccattgggtattgcatctattatcaaagtgtttaggaatttgcaaataagtataaaaattattctaggtgaacaacatatggttacttctaataaagcaaaatcttcattgaccatagttgtacttctAGAGTCAAGAAatcacacaactaatcatgctacaatcatattctgatttcagtgaattcttgagatataagcattgctaaattcactaaaaccaaaatctcataattaacttataacacataagttacaatcaatatactagatatcaattattgacaaattttagttataatcaatcatgctgcttatttattttaagttagtttgaattatggagcaaataaaatcattgaattgcttcaatttccataatctaaactacccaaaataaataataaataaatactaaatatctatgagttagatactagcacttaaatattttcataattatccttgaacaatcaccaataggatatatgacttatatacatggcaatcactctctggataattagtaactttagaaatactttctaagcatataaaatattgagagttttatacacataacttagaaaatacttcaactttcaatatcagtgactttggaaataagcattgattatttagaacaaaaattctaaataatatcactaatactaaaagtaccacaattattcgtacatgatacaaataactatgccgcatattattttaatacaattcaaattatgagactgatatggaatggaattgtctaaagtcataatttaaatcaattaaaataatattcaaacttaatgctataaaacttaactaccacaaatgtatatgacattgtaatcatgataatcaagatagtagcactaagtacgaggtactggattactgataaattcacaagtcctttaaatattgaagatttagtacttgtgaacttatattaagaattccttataaatgggatttccaactaatatgcaatgaatgatatcccacatttacaaaccagtcttgaaaattaactttatcaagtgatttaataaatgtttctaTCACTAACTCTttaactaaaagacatgctctcaaattaaatgatacctggtgtcaaggtgccttgtttcttatcataacaaaaaattaatcttcttccacgaagttgacagcttctcgagatgcttctcctgtcacttaagttgacagcctcagagatgcttctcctgtctttcttacaacctgcataatctgtatctatatagccaaacatgttaagcataatatcttttagggtactttactccaatAGTTGATAGTCCCTTATGATATCTAATAAaattgttaatagctataagattagATTCTCTAGGATCTACTTGGAACCTTGTACTTTGGCAttttgagaacattacatgttgtctattagcatttgagtaaaagagtgagttCTTCATACTTCTATaacttgtcattatacctgagttgcactgatcaagctttagtggtttctgttggtaagtagtcttggcatgttcaaaatcttccaaattttgcatcttcaaaagatccttaacttacttgtattgccatcattctttcaGTTTACTTGTACTCCTAagagaattgttcttttggcttgcttcagctcctaaaagaattattctaatggcctgcttgaagtaattccaaaaagaattgtaacctttccaacatgctcctccatacctactctgcaattacttagcaaataatcttgcacaagttttgttagtagaccaacatataaaattatcattatatcagagcacatatataacattatgtttgtgcctagtgataagagagttattaatatgacgactctactagttcatattaaactgtaacttcagttagagtgccataccatgtccttgacgattgcttgagtagtatactagttcataccaatctgaagtgagcttgtgaagaagagatatacgtGGTCCAATAggtctgcaactgcaaagtccatgaactgttatgcattgacttcctcttttgactcaccaaccagaagtgcacttgtacacatctactagagtccaattccaagtgtaatgtgcatcaggtgcctgatatgtcgtaatatcctcaagtctcatcactggtgctttctgttaGATACTACTTCCTGaaaataacctagcatccagtttggccttgtccctcgtaacaatgccattgtcatccagtatgatttctggttatccttgtaccaattacaatattgtcatttggtttggataccagcttccctacaatctgctcgctgactgattgagctcatcttgcttCGTAATCACCCAATCGATCCGTAtttatcagagcttctgtaactttcttagttttttcttcagatagaaagctagagaaataatcattcgcactcagtagccctgctaatcattactccaccatttggatcacttaagaactagactctgggaataatattaacatcaaaccctttgtctcagcaagtatgttctttagtgtcctctaatattcaatgtggtgttgtgtctgactagttgatccttcttttgctccttCTTCTGATCCTCTAGCCTTTACTCTAGTATCAAAAACACCAAGTATCAAGTGCCAAGGATGGTTTTTACACTATTCTCACGTCTTGGTAGACTAGCTCTTGATAACTCAGCATTTTCAAAATTATGTTAAGTCTGACCAGTGGATctttgttcttcttcttttgctccccctgagttgttgtcagcaTGATCTAGAATCTGAAGCTTGTGGATTGGTTCCAAAGATGATATGACCGTGCTTCTTCCAATTTCCACTGTCATTACTGCATCTGAACCACTTCCACTATCACCACTGTCAATTaatccttcagaatttgaatcTTGAGAACTAGTTCCAGAAATAGATTGACTATCTTTGCTTGTCTCAGAACCATGCCCATCAGAGTCTGAATCAGAATTGTGATTATTGACAAGATCATTTGCATAGACATCTTCATTTGGAACAACCTCAGGTttatcttcatcatcagaaagatcttcaacatctTGATTGTCTAAGCTGTCTTCCCTCTGATTACTTAGGAGCTTGCTGTCATTAGATGTTAATAATGACAAAAATAGAACCTCATAATCAAACATGATTCACTATCCACTAAGTCTACTACAAATTATGATATTCAATTAAGAACTCGTTAATTGTTAGACTCCATAGAAATTGAAGTATGTTCAACTATGCTACACATATGATTTTGATCTTAGTGAGTTTTTCAGAAAAagtaatttaaaatatctcactATCATCAAAATCTCACCACTAACTAGTGATAAAACTATCAACAAGATTTGTTACTAGATTTATCAGAGGTTTATAGTGCTACAAATATCACCACCAACTAATGATATGAATCATCAAGAGTTTATGATGTCACATATATCACCACTAACTAGTGATATGAATTATTTAGAGTTTATGATGCTACATATATCACCTTTAACTAATGATATGAATTATCAAGAGTTTATGGTGCTACAAAACTCATCACTAACCACTGAAAAAAAATTCTCAGAGGTGTAATGCTGCTAAACTCATCACAAATCACTGAATAAATCATTAGAGATGTGATGCTGCTACTACTTTAACAATTTGACTTATGGAGCAAATAATAAAGTTGAATGGCTTCAAGGTCCATAAATCAAACTATTGAAGTAGAAACTCAACAAATAATCGCAACAGATATTCAACAAATATATGCATTTAAATATTGAGTGAGAGATGACATTCCTGATTTCACGCCATATCCCGTAGTGATTCCTTTGttatcatctccaaaggttaaTACTGGGCCAGCTTACTTGTCCActtctgatagcagggctctatcctCGAACTCTGGTGTATTAAACATCCAATGTTCACAATTCACATGGTCCGCTTCACTTTTTCTTGCCCTGTCTACAttatggatcaagttttctttggtacccaaactaaatTGGGTCCAGGGTACTTAGGAACATATGCATATCTAGCAGATTTCTTAACATTCTTGACAGATTCAGCATGCTTTACATTTTCATTGACTGTGTCCTTAACATCCTTGGAAGGACCATTAGCTTTGCTTTTGGTCTTGGTGAAGGTAGCCTCTTTCCTAGCACTAGGAGGGCTTGCAGTATTTGACTTACTTTTGTTCTTATGCAGATCATGGCATGCATTGTGTGAATGTGTGTAATCAAGATACGTTTTCATGAATGAAACAACACATGACATGCAAACAGGTTATCACACTTGGAAGATTTAGGAACACTAGGCATGGTATGCATATTAACATTTTTTACTTTGTCCACTTTAACCTTTTTACATGCATGAGATAGGTGTCCAGTGGATCCATAGTTATTACACACCTTTCTAGGGCCATCCTTTCCTGTTCTGCCATTTCTATTCTTACTAGATTTAGTGGTGGAACTAAAACCTAGTCCTGCAGTAGTTTGTTCACTTTCATGGGATGCTTGTTTTTCAGATTTCTTAGCATTTTTATCTTTTATCTTTTCAAGATCTtcaacaagcatctcatgatgaatGAACAAATTCTCCTCATCAAAAGGTTCCGAAGATGCCTTCTTAAAAAAGGTTTCTTAGCATTCTTCAGAACATGTGGTGTATCTGGTGGATTAACAACTTTTATTACAGGTTCATTATCCACCACATGTTTCTTACTAGATTTTCTAAGTTCATCATAATCTAGTCCAATTCCAAGTTTTCCACTTATAACTTGACTAGATATGAGTTTCTTTGCAAGATTAGCAGAATTAGCATAAGCCTGAAGCTTAGTTTCTAATTCCTTTATCTTCTCATCCTTTCCTTCTATAGTCTCAACATGTTTCTTATCTCTAAGTTCCAGATATTGATTTCTTGTTTTAAGGTCTTCTATAGCAACATTGGTGAGAACCAGCTTATTATTTTCAGTTTTGATCTTTTCTAGTTCTTTCTTTAAGTCACTAGTAGTACCTTCTGAACATCTTAGGGATAAGCACCAATTCCTATATCTTAACCTAAGCacattgtagttttcagcacaTAACTAGTCACTACATTCTACATTAGGTCTATCATAGGAAAGTTTATCAAAATATACTTGAGCAAGTTCTTTAAAAGCTATACAGTCGGCATTATCATAAATTTTAGCAGGGGGTGATATAGATACCTGAGGAGTTGATTCTGCCATCAATGCAAGATTTCCATAttcttcctcttcatcatctgtatcatcccagttttttccttcagcaatgtaGGACTTGACTGGATACTTTTTGGATTTCCCTTAATCCCTTTTCTGAACCCCTTTGCCCTTATCTTTTGATTGTTGAGGCTTCCTGCATTCACTGGCAAAGTGTCCAACCTCATCACATTTATAGCATTTGAATTTGTTTCTATCTACCATTCCAGTTTTATATCCAGAACTGGAGTATGAGTTGGATCTCTGCCCTCTGCTACTGCTCCCTGAGCCCCTGAAACCTTTCTTCCTTCTGAATCTCATATTGCTGAACATCCCTGCTAGATTTGCCATTGTGGGATCTTCCATCTGTTTTAATTCTTCCATGGTGTAGTAGTCACTAGGATCCCCAGTCAGATTTCCATCATCCACTTCAGCCTCAAAAAGCACATTAGTTTGAGACTTGGACTTCTCAACAGTGATATCTAGGTCTTCATGCTTGCTTGCAACCAGTGCAGTTGTTCTCAGCAACTCAGCATTTTTGGCATCACTGGATTTATTTCCATATATGATCCTCTTCTGGTCTAACTCCATTCCATGAATCTTCAGTACCTTCCATTAACAGTTCAATTGTGTCCCACATGTGTTTGCCACTTTCACAAACAAGAATTTGGTGACACATGTCAGAGTCCATGGCATCTATCAATATTAGCTGTAGACTGTCATCTAGGGCAACCAATTCCTTTTCCTTTGCAGTCCAATCAGATTTTGGTTTAGGAATGGTACGTCGTTCATTATCAGGATCAACCATTTCAGGTATGTGTGGGCCGTCATTCAGAATTTCCATGTAATCAGGGTTCGCAGCCTTGAGATAGagaatcatctttttcttccatagatTGTAATTTTCTTTGTCAAACTTTGGTACCTTAATACTTCCAACCTTTTGAGAACTCatgattaaattaattaagattcaaaaatttcaagaaatagaaaattttgaaaattaaaaatctGCAAGAGTGAACTTGTTTTGGTCTAAACttccggatcttgatttgtatgtcaatcaaatggctctgataccaattgttatgtccaaaggtatcgtagaaggggggtttgAATACGATACCACCAATTAATTGCGATTCAAAATAAGTTCTTAGTTTATGCTGGTAAGTAAAAACACAACACAATTCAAGGAATATATTTCGATTGATATAAACCTTAatgttgctacaatctaatcaattgATTAGCTTCTACAGTAATTTCAACAGCATAACAGTACAGTTACAAAGCAATTAATATGAACTTGAATGCTCCGTAATGCTCTCCATAAAAGCTTCTCAGTTTGCTGGTGAAGAAATCTCTACTGAATGAATGCTGAGATTTCTGTTTTATTGTAGACTTAAAACCAAATTGAATACGTGGCTTCTTCTGGTCCAAGCATTCTAATTTGCTACACTTCAAAATAACCCAAGTCCCTAGTAGTCAATTGTAGTAGTCGATTTGCACAGGATGTTAGTAGTCGACTTATAAATCAAAAGGAGAGCATTTGACTTAGTCAATTCACAAGCTAGGAACAAGAAGGGCTACTAGTCGATTCTAAGAATTCATTACTTCGACTAGTAGTAGTATAGAAGTCGAATTAGACTTGTCTTGATTTCTACTAGTCGAATTGCATTCAAAGGAGGGTTCTTTGCCTTAGATTCTTCTTGGTCACTCGTAGTCGACTAACAATCCTTCAAAATCGACTAGTAGACTTGGTCAAACTCCTAGAAGTCAATTTGGGTTCAAGGTATAAGTTTTTGACTTGGTTTCTAGTTCAAAACCACACTAGTCGACTAATGAAAACTAGAAGTCGACTAGTAGGTGTTTAGAAGTCGACTATTGACTTCCACTAGTCGACCACTTCCTTTTAAGAGATCCTTACTTAGCCAAATCTTCATACATGCTATTTGCTGGACCAATAACTCCTGGAATGTTgacttgaatcccttttgaactTGATCTTGAAATCACTTAACACTTCTTTTGTAGACTTGAATGATCAATCCTGGAATGCTGACGTTTAGTGCATTGGTCTGGTTCACAAAAGACTAGCCCTGAATTGAATATCCTTATCCTTTCTTATTGTTCCTTGTTAATGAATTCTGACTTGAGTTATATAGATTGTTTTCTACTGGAATCACTTGATTTCTATActtgaatcttcaactgtatTAAAATAACAAGTCCTCTGATTGTTTATTCTTCACAGAGGCCTGATCACTCAATGATCTTCTTTCTATGACTTCAAATAGACTTGCACTTGTAATAATGTGTTCTGATTCTTGTATGTGTCTGATCATTCTTCTTCTGGATTCCTTGTGTAGacatagtattattaacctgtcctgttctagtgttgttattgtgttgagttatcacgtaactgttcacACAGCTACGCCGTCTCACCAAcagttctattatgggctaatcgtgatcatgggatcatagtggatttactatggatttctttagttaattgtttaataccttggtacGTGGTGATTATATGgtatctagcataggttgtgcttattcgtcttatgtgcgtcgcgaacatgtaagatagcctgttaatctcttgcgAAGCGACAGTAAATCttaagatttagaacttgccatgctagcataggttcatatattgtatgcatgattagtgggtaactctaaccgttttactttccctgtgtaaacataatgaataacttgcgcttaaatcgttatattttcaaattctgtagacatatagggtctcaacatgattgatgcctattcaacttctatcttaattctGGATGCTTGATAGAATAGTATTcatacaatgaaagttggcgtttatcagtttcgtgttgttcgattaatatcatcaccattacatgctaatgGTAGTAATAATAACTAtagaatgaagtagtaatgaagttatgatctcatgtatgtttaatattattaatttaagtgtttaattatcgtagttaatattagttaatcaaccttaattgttattgtcttgacattgaagaataatcatacattggtaagtaagtgttaattaaatataattaatcagagtctctttgggaacgaactagaaatcattcaatattatttgtgaacgcgtatacttgcgtgatttatttagtgcatgctttgtgcctaacagcTGGTTTGGGTTCAGCGCAGTATAGGCGCTTGGCGAGGAAGATGGATGcaatgcatgacatccatagtaggtttgcacatgatctcacccaggcatttGGGACAGCATTCAGAGCCACATGCattgatatccagtggccagtttttggtgaggactctgtgtatccgCCTCCTAACACTCTTGACACTCgacccgttgagggtgatgatcctgattccgagtaggtatgcctgattccttactattatcTTCACTGATGATAGTGAAAATTTTAAGCTTAGGGGTGATAGtttaaggaatatgtttgtgcGAGTCCATTtttttgcatattcatgatagtttagttcatatagttgcatattatcatgtagtttttttagtatgttgcatatagtttcatgcatttgcattataacatgatcccttagttTAATTtgccgattgatttgtgatattgatgcaagtatagtgatgtcgtatttaggaatgttaagtcttatcgagttgatttgcatacCAGAAGCAATATTttttttcactaagtcttagagcATATGCAGCGCGTAAAAAAAGTTGATTCAGGGGCTTTTTCAATTCTCTCATATTAAAAGTAGTATGCACCACTGAATGGTCTACTCCATCAGTTATTGATGCTCCGCCAATTCAGCAAGCAAACCATTGATTTTTGATGGACTTGCTAACGGGCTTCAATTACTGGGCCCTACAAACTAAAGTAAATTGTATTCACTTTTCACACTATAACGACTATAATTTTGTAGCAGCTATAATTTTAATTAGTAACGGTCATTTTTTGTTGCTTATAAATAACATACTCAATATTCATTTGTAACAAAAAAATTTACACAACCCTATTTTATTACAAGTTTTGtgatttatatatattatttatctCTCACACAAAATTTTATAACACCCACATTTCTACTTTCTCAATCttattttttctttcaaattttataCGTATAAATATATAATGGGTACTAATAGGCTCCATTCCGAGGAATTACAATTATGTATTTCCTGGGCTCGACAATCTGTTCATTCGATCACCGGTCAATATTCGAACAATAATAATTTATGGGGGCGAACTCATGAGGATTATGCAAATAATTGGTGTGGCACTCCGGAAAATCCCCATGCCGAACCTCGTTCAAAATTTGCTCTTGACTCATATTGGGCACCATTGAAGAGAGCACTAAAAAAATGGCAATGTGCAAAGAATCAAGCTAGTCGATATAGTGCAAGCGGAACCAACTTGGTAGATGAGgtaaattttatatatatatatatattttaaatatgcTTTTATATTATTCATGTGCTAACTTAGtatccaattttttttttatttttttagatAACTCAGGCTCAAGGATTATATTTCAAGGAAATGAATAAGACATTTGACAAATGGGAATGTTATGAAGCAGTTACAGCACATCCTCAATTTGTAGACGTTCCCACTACTTCTCCACCATTTCAACAAAATTTTCCAACACAAACTAAATCACCAATCAATTTGAATAGTGATGATTGCGTTGATGAAAAAGGTTTCACAACTCCAGAGTCAAACCATAAAACAGAAAGTCCTTCTAGTCCAGTTAGATCGATGGGATTGAAGGCATCCAAACATgcaaaaaagaaaggaaagcaacGGATGACCGAAAAAGAAGAGATGTCTATGGCTATCTTCAATAATATGCAATGTCACCAAAAATAACTAGTGGAGTCCAACATCAAAAGAGACGAGGAAACCCTTCAAATGTCGAGGGAGATGCTAGAACTTGAGAAACGAAAAGAAGCAAGGCAGGCAAGACTTGATGCACTTGAGGAACAGAAAGAAGCAAGATTGGAAAAACACGAGGCTATTGAAGAATTAAGGGAGAAAACAAAGATCATGACAATGGATACTAGCCAAATGACCCCAAACAcaaaaaaatgttttaaaagaAAGAAGGCTGAGATCATGGAACAAGTGAATGAGACTACTACTGGCAATGCTTATGTTCCTCGCTTTGATGATGATTTTTATAATCAGATTTAGTTATTATGTTTTTAATTCAATTATGTCCTATGTTTTTTAATTTTAACTATGTTGTCTACTTTTAAATtcaataaaattaatttatttaaattttcaaGTCGAACATTTCAAGAGATGATAAATTGATAACTATTGATTAACTTCTATTGCCCAGTTGTGCTCCACCAAATCATTTTGAAGCATTGTATGAATATAAGCTGATTCCAAATTCCATCAGCAAGATAATACGCATTGTTGTATCTTTTCCCATTAACGTGAAACACCACCGTTGGACTACTTCCTGGGATGACTTTATCAAATACAGGAGAATGGTCTAGAAAATTAAGATCATTTTGAGCTCTAGGCACATCAAAAAAAGCGTGCCAGATCCAAGTGTCATAGGAAGCGACTGCCTCTAGAATAATAGTAGGTCGTCCTTTTCGACCACTATAAGCCCCTCCCCACCCGCTTGGACAATTCTTCCACTCCCAATACATACAATCAATACTTCCAATCATACCTGGAAATCCCCTTTGTTAGAAGCCTTTATAAATCTGTTGGTGTCGGAGCACGGATGTACTCTATACCAAAGAGCCCTTCCACTTgttgattttttttttcataCACTCAAGTGTGGTTGATTCTCCCATTCGACATATTTCAGCACACTGATCAGCTGCTGCACCGTAAGCTAGCATTCGTAGTGCGGCAGTCATTTTTTGTTGTGGTAACAACCCCATTAATCAAATTGCATCTGAGTTTTGATGTCAATAGGAATCTTGAGTACAAAGAGCTGGCATGATGTGATTGAAAACATGAGGCCGCATTCTATACCTCCGATGAAAATCATTTTCATTGAATATTGGACGATCAACGAAATAATCTTCCATGAGATTTTTCCCTCTCGATAGCCTTTCTCTAGGATGATTAGAAGATTTTCCAGGTCGTGAGCCCCGTCCTTGTGCTTCATCTGGAGTATCGATGAAGTCCATCATCATCACTGCTTCATTCACCATGGTATTCATAATTTCAGTCTCTTCTTGACTGTGTTTTTGTCTCTGACTCagtaatttttttaataaattcattATGCAAAGTTTGTAGTATTTGAGATGACTATAACATGAAGATCATGATATTATTTATAGACAATTTTCAATTTGTAAATCTAGATCAAGACACGTGTCATAATGTGATTCAACGAAAATCttatcaaaaatataaatttatccacaatcttatcaaaaatataaaattatccAACAATATATAATTGGATACTATTTGTAGGACCATTAAATAATAGAGATGAAATTAAATTTATgacatataatataattatatattcaaTGAATAATAATTGATGAATTGATGGAGCTACATGGGTGTATAAGAACTAAGGAAAAAAGTGGATTTAGCATGAATAGTAAC is a window of Apium graveolens cultivar Ventura chromosome 11, ASM990537v1, whole genome shotgun sequence DNA encoding:
- the LOC141695471 gene encoding uncharacterized protein LOC141695471, translated to MTAALRMLAYGAAADQCAEICRMGESTTLECMIGSIDCMYWEWKNCPSGWGGAYSGRKGRPTIILEAVASYDTWIWHAFFDVPRAQNDLNFLDHSPVFDKVIPGSSPTVVFHVNGKRYNNAYYLADGIWNQLIFIQCFKMIWWSTTGQ